The Malus domestica chromosome 13, GDT2T_hap1 genome includes a window with the following:
- the LOC103407106 gene encoding uncharacterized protein: MSCLALSLQPANGSDILLQTREWFPPARALVAVSSFRQTRLAFAAAKQQQLHTTKDNSHSHSDSSSDTTADSVASLGDDPLAASSGQLIVGVESRYRVVYRLVNSIYVLGVTTADHDNSINVFECIHIVNQAVSVIVTACRGVDVTPEKLSRKYAEIYMALDIVLRGVSNIRLAAMLSSMHGDGIAKMVHSALDTENKIRGAENWRAVEALSVEHEAGIVAFNNLGFELPPETIAAGDEVAASLAPVVQSEEKDQNLENEDESQAEKDPFAASEKINQPEELVSGFKKNKDPSATDLTTALATLEVTTLPPAEATQSTHIAVEGFEGEYGGIEFGNDQASLGETFEGFSDAWGGGLDASEFVGSKKVAKKEGLGGLELLQTGPDAPKTADATAGGAAAGTPLDTLVKSEMKGPEMHVVEEISAEFRESLLARVGLMGVVYLRTLPTKTSGDKETEFSFRVEGTSPVKRFIMQNSRVSSLGNGLFHVRTAASDEPLPILKYSLLPRLTPLPLRVRLVQRHTGSLLSVMIQYVSNPELPAPLTDVTFVLKLPLDPTLLKVSPKAILSRSDKELKWHIPEIPLNGSPGRLRARMPVDSNEGDGSEEIEVVAYVKFSWQGTKSLSGVCLRPASEGNTDFYEVNHRYENGLYMCN, encoded by the coding sequence ATGTCCTGCTTAGCCCTCTCTCTTCAACCCGCCAATGGATCCGACATCCTGCTCCAAACCCGAGAATGGTTCCCGCCTGCCCGGGCCCTCGTCGCCGTCTCCTCCTTCCGCCAGACCCGCCTAGCTTTCGCCGCCGCCAAGCAGCAACAACTCCACACCACCAAAGACAATTCCCACAGCCACTCTGACTCTTCCTCCGATACCACTGCCGACTCCGTCGCCTCCCTCGGCGACGACCCACTCGCAGCCTCGAGTGGCCAGCTCATCGTGGGTGTCGAATCTCGGTACCGGGTCGTCTACCGCCTCGTCAACTCCATCTACGTCCTCGGCGTCACCACCGCCGATCACGACAACTCGATCAACGTCTTCGAGTGCATCCACATCGTCAACCAGGCCGTCAGCGTCATAGTCACCGCTTGCCGCGGCGTCGATGTTACTCCGGAGAAGCTGAGTCGGAAGTACGCCGAGATCTACATGGCTCTCGACATTGTTCTGAGAGGTGTCAGCAATATTCGATTAGCGGCGATGCTTTCGTCGATGCACGGCGACGGCATTGCCAAGATGGTGCACTCGGCGTTGGACACTGAGAACAAGATCCGTGGGGCGGAGAATTGGAGAGCCGTTGAGGCGCTTTCCGTCGAACACGAGGCGGGCATTGTGGCGTTCAACAATTTAGGGTTTGAATTGCCGCCGGAGACGATCGCTGCTGGAGATGAGGTGGCGGCTAGCTTGGCGCCGGTGGTGCAGAGTGAGGAGAAGGATCAGAATTTAGAGAATGAGGACGAGAGCCAAGCTGAGAAGGACCCATTTGCGGCAAGCGAGAAGATTAATCAGCCTGAAGAGCTGGTGAGTGGGTTCAAGAAGAACAAGGATCCTTCCGCCACGGACCTAACAACAGCGCTGGCGACACTTGAAGTGACTACATTGCCTCCGGCAGAGGCGACCCAGAGTACCCATATTGCGGTGGAAGGGTTTGAAGGGGAGTATGGTGGGATTGAGTTTGGGAATGACCAAGCTTCTTTGGGTGAGACTTTTGAAGGGTTTAGTGATGCTTGGGGAGGTGGGTTGGATGCTTCTGAGTTTGTTGGATCGAAGAAGGTTGCGAAGAAAGAAGGGCTGGGCGGGCTTGAATTGTTGCAGACCGGGCCTGATGCTCCAAAAACTGCTGATGCCACTGCCGGTGGTGCAGCAGCAGGTACTCCCCTTGATACCCTTGTAAAAAGTGAAATGAAGGGTCCTGAGATGCACGTTGTGGAAGAGATCAGTGCTGAGTTTAGAGAGTCATTGCTTGCTAGAGTGGGATTAATGGGTGTTGTTTATTTGAGAACTTTGCCTACCAAAACTAGTGGTGATAAAGAGACCGAATTTTCTTTCCGGGTTGAGGGAACCAGCCCGGTTAAGAGGTTTATTATGCAGAATTCTCGCGTTAGTAGTCTGGGGAACGGATTGTTTCATGTGAGGACCGCAGCCTCCGATGAGCCTTTACCCATTTTGAAGTATAGTCTGCTGCCCAGGTTGACACCATTGCCCTTGAGGGTTCGTCTTGTGCAACGCCATACAGGAAGCTTACTTTCTGTGATGATACAGTATGTGTCAAACCCTGAGTTGCCAGCGCCTTTGACTGATGTGACATTTGTTTTAAAACTCCCACTTGATCCTACATTGTTGAAGGTATCACCAAAAGCTATATTAAGTAGGTCTGATAAAGAACTGAAATGGCATATCCCCGAGATTCCGTTGAATGGATCTCCTGGTCGGTTGAGGGCAAGGATGCCTGTGGATTCTAATGAAGGAGATGGCAGTGAGGAGATTGAAGTTGTTGCTTATGTGAAGTTTTCTTGGCAAGGAACTAAATCATTGTCTGGAGTTTGTTTGCGGccagcttccgagggtaatacAGACTTTTATGAGGTTAATCACAGGTATGAGAATGGGTTATATATGTGCAATTAA